In Canis lupus familiaris isolate Mischka breed German Shepherd chromosome 9, alternate assembly UU_Cfam_GSD_1.0, whole genome shotgun sequence, a single window of DNA contains:
- the CCL3 gene encoding C-C motif chemokine 3 precursor has protein sequence MKVPGAALAVLLCTMSLCSQVFSAPFGADTPIACCFSYVSKQIPRKFIVDCFETSSQCSKPGIIFETRKGRQACANPSEAWVQEYVADLKLKA, from the exons ATGAAggtccccggggctgccctcgcCGTCCTCCTCTGCACCATGTCCCTCTGCAGCCAGGTCTTCTCTGCACCAT TTGGTGCTGACACCCCAatagcctgctgcttctcctacGTCTCCAAGCAGATTCCACGCAAGTTCATAGTCGACTGCTTTGAGACCAGCAGCCAATGCTCCAAGCCCGGTATTAT CTTCGAAACCAGAAAAGGCCGCCAGGCCTGTGCCAACCCCAGTGAGGCCTGGGTCCAGGAATATGTGGCCGATCTGAAGCTGAAAGCCTGA